One stretch of Argiope bruennichi chromosome 3, qqArgBrue1.1, whole genome shotgun sequence DNA includes these proteins:
- the LOC129962816 gene encoding uncharacterized protein LOC129962816 translates to MNMYEKYENILLNWLDEDIIDEVPTNEMNSYGNYLPHRAVIKLSSSTTPIRPVFDASARLANYPSFNQCLECGPNLIELIPNILLRFREGQLGVIADIRKAFLQISIRKEDRDFLRFLWWENREEKKLRVFRHTRVVFGVKCSPFLLASVIEYHIQKCEGFEKSLKKRLLESFYIDNVVTGVDSKDQLDRFIDNSKTLMAKGGFDLREWEWSGDCETNSKEETRVLGLIWNKKLDTLKINMKWLDGINVEKVTKRSMLSTVHKVFDPFGFTAPVMLCPKIMLQKAWTLGTSWDEEVTGELRKEFLQWFQELKHLSDIQIPRCVQASSKDISNCTIHTFVDGSKDAYAAVTFLRIENNGRIELFLLAAKSRVAPLRGTTIPRMELLAAVIGARLANSVVEALGWKNVTIYYWSDSTTVLAWILREENWSVFVRNRVQEIRKLSNPTSWRHTW, encoded by the coding sequence ATGaatatgtatgagaaatatgaaaatattcttctaaattggtTAGATGAAGACATAATAGATGAAGTTCCTACCAACGAAATGAACtcttatggtaattatttaccTCACCGTGCAGTGATAAAACTAAGCAGCAGCACTACTCCAATTCGTCCGGTGTTTGACGCTTCAGCGAGATTAGCAAATTATCCATCTTTCAATCAGTGCTTGGAATGTGGTCCTAATCTCATTGAGCTGATTCCAAATATTCTTCTTCGATTCAGAGAGGGACAGCTTGGCGTTATAGCTGACATCAGGAAAGCTTTTCTGCAAATTAGTATTCGTAAAGAGGATAGAGACTTCCTTCGGTTTTTGTGGTgggaaaatagagaagaaaagaaattgagagtTTTTCGTCACACAAGAGTTGTTTTTGGGGTAAAATGTAGCCCTTTTCTTTTAGCTTCAGTAATTGAGTAccatattcaaaaatgtgaaggatttgaaaaatctttgaagaaaagacTTTTGGAGAGTTTCTACATTGATAATGTCGTTACTGGTGTCGACAGTAAAGACCAATTAGATCGATTCATTGACAATTCTAAAACCTTGATGGCAAAAGGTGGTTTTGATCTTAGAGAATGGGAATGGTCTGGCGACTGTGAAACTAATTCAAAGGAAGAAACTCGGGTATTAGGtcttatttggaataagaaattagacactttgaaaattaacatgaaatggcTGGATGGCATTAATgtggaaaaagtaactaaaaggaGTATGTTATCTACAGTACATAAAGTATTTGATCCTTTTGGATTCACTGCACCAGTGATGCTCTGTCcaaaaataatgctacaaaaggCATGGACATTAGGTACAAGTTGGGATGAAGAAGTAACTGGTGAGCTTCGTAAAGAATTTCTACAGTGGTTTCAAGAACTTAAGCATTTGTCTGACATACAGATTCCTAGGTGTGTTCAAGCATCTTCAAAAGATATAAGCAACTGCACTATTCATACGTTTGTTGATGGAAGCAAAGATGCATATGCTGCTGTTACATtccttagaatagaaaataatggtcGAATCGAGCTATTTCTACTTGCAGCGAAATCTCGAGTGGCTCCTTTAAGAGGCACAACTATCCCAAGAATGGAACTTCTTGCGGCGGTGATTGGAGCGAGGCTAGCGAATTCAGTTGTTGAAGCTCTTGGTTGGAAAAATGTTACGATATATTACTGGAGTGATTCTACAACAGTGCTTGCATGGATATTACGAGAAGAAAATTGGTCTGTCTTCGTTAGGAACAGAGTCCAAGAGATAAGGAAGTTGAGTAATCCTACATCATGGAGACATACCTGGTGA